The Geodermatophilaceae bacterium NBWT11 genome has a segment encoding these proteins:
- a CDS encoding DUF177 domain-containing protein, translating to MPAAPSHRRGAASTDRRPAADPWKVDLRELGRRPGSMRELERSVPAREGWGVEMIGVPEDALVELHLRLESVMEGVLVTGEVVAPVTGQCARCLEPIEDTLTLDVQELYAYEGSTTEATSEEDEVRRIDGDFLDLAPLVRDTVVLTLPLSPTCTPDCSGLCVDCGLRLDDLPADHSHEVLDPRWAGLADRFTPSKEN from the coding sequence ATGCCTGCTGCCCCCTCGCACCGCCGAGGCGCCGCGTCCACGGACCGGCGCCCCGCCGCCGACCCGTGGAAGGTCGACCTCCGCGAGCTCGGCCGTCGCCCGGGCAGCATGCGCGAGCTCGAGCGCTCGGTGCCGGCCCGCGAGGGCTGGGGCGTCGAGATGATCGGCGTGCCCGAGGACGCCCTCGTCGAGCTGCACCTGCGGCTGGAGTCGGTCATGGAGGGCGTGCTCGTCACCGGCGAGGTCGTCGCCCCGGTCACCGGCCAGTGCGCGCGATGCCTCGAGCCGATCGAGGACACGCTGACCCTCGACGTGCAGGAGCTCTACGCCTACGAGGGCAGCACCACCGAAGCCACCAGCGAGGAGGACGAGGTGCGCCGGATCGACGGTGACTTCCTCGACCTCGCGCCGCTCGTCCGGGACACCGTCGTCCTGACGCTGCCGCTCTCGCCCACCTGCACCCCGGACTGCTCGGGTCTGTGCGTCGACTGCGGCCTGCGGCTCGACGACCTCCCGGCGGACCACTCGCACGAGGTGCTCGACCCACGTTGGGCCGGGCTCGCCGACCGTTTCACCCCATCGAAGGAGAACTGA
- the coaD gene encoding pantetheine-phosphate adenylyltransferase: MRRAVCPGSFDPVTNGHVDVIGRASALYDELVVAVLVNPGKAGLFDVEERMALLREATAELPNVVVTSFSGLLVHWCQRNDVPVVVKGLRAVGDFEYELQMAQMNRELAGVETLFVPTAPQVGHLSSSLVKQIAAFGGDVSHLVPPAVNARLVQKRTEKESS; encoded by the coding sequence ATGAGGCGGGCGGTGTGCCCCGGGTCGTTCGACCCGGTCACCAACGGGCACGTCGACGTCATCGGCCGGGCCTCCGCGCTCTACGACGAGCTGGTCGTCGCGGTGCTGGTGAACCCGGGCAAGGCGGGGCTCTTCGACGTCGAGGAGCGGATGGCGCTGCTGCGCGAGGCGACCGCCGAGCTGCCCAACGTCGTCGTCACCTCGTTCTCCGGGCTGCTCGTGCACTGGTGTCAGCGCAACGACGTGCCGGTGGTCGTCAAGGGCCTGCGGGCCGTCGGTGACTTCGAGTACGAGCTGCAGATGGCGCAGATGAACCGCGAGCTGGCCGGCGTGGAGACCCTCTTCGTGCCGACCGCCCCCCAGGTGGGGCACCTGTCCTCCAGCCTGGTCAAGCAGATCGCCGCCTTCGGTGGCGACGTCTCGCACCTGGTGCCCCCGGCCGTGAACGCGCGCCTGGTCCAGAAGCGCACCGAGAAGGAGAGCTCGTGA
- a CDS encoding 50S ribosomal protein L32 has translation MAVPKRRLSRSNTHSRRSQWKATAPTLAPCPNRACGELKPPHIACPTCGQYDGRQVIAV, from the coding sequence GTGGCTGTCCCGAAGAGGCGCTTGTCGCGCTCGAACACCCACTCGCGTCGCTCGCAGTGGAAGGCCACGGCCCCCACGCTGGCGCCCTGCCCGAACCGCGCGTGCGGCGAGCTCAAGCCCCCGCACATCGCGTGCCCGACCTGCGGCCAGTACGACGGCCGTCAGGTCATCGCGGTCTGA
- a CDS encoding ATP synthase F0 subunit B, with protein MTEVVYRLYEVVDELASVIENARSVPMSSSCMVPRDHLLDLLDDLREGLPEEVQQAGTIVEQRTEILEQAQAEAERLTGRTRAESEQTVATARRQHDELVGTARRQRDDLITEAQAQVEDLLARADAEAERVIADGEARHAALLADAQRQAAALVAAGQAEHDRLVTETEVYRGAVARSDELGEQTAAEVSRMRAEVDEYVDSRLADFGTTLGHMVRSVDAARNQLRQP; from the coding sequence GTGACCGAGGTCGTGTACCGGCTCTACGAGGTGGTCGACGAGCTCGCCTCGGTGATCGAGAACGCCCGCAGCGTCCCCATGTCCAGCTCCTGCATGGTCCCGCGGGACCACCTGCTCGACCTGCTCGACGACCTGCGCGAGGGCCTCCCCGAGGAGGTCCAGCAGGCCGGCACGATCGTCGAGCAGCGCACCGAGATCCTGGAGCAGGCCCAGGCCGAGGCCGAGCGGCTCACCGGGCGCACCCGGGCCGAGAGCGAGCAGACCGTCGCCACCGCGCGCCGGCAGCACGACGAGCTGGTCGGCACCGCCCGCCGGCAGCGCGACGACCTGATCACCGAGGCCCAGGCCCAGGTGGAGGACCTCCTCGCCCGGGCCGACGCCGAGGCCGAGCGGGTGATCGCCGACGGCGAGGCCCGGCACGCCGCGCTGCTGGCCGACGCCCAGCGCCAGGCCGCCGCCCTGGTGGCCGCCGGGCAGGCCGAGCACGACCGGCTGGTCACCGAGACCGAGGTCTACCGCGGTGCGGTCGCGCGCTCGGACGAGCTGGGCGAGCAGACCGCGGCCGAGGTGTCCCGGATGCGCGCCGAGGTCGACGAGTACGTCGACAGCCGGCTGGCCGACTTCGGCACCACCCTGGGCCACATGGTCCGCTCGGTCGACGCGGCCAGGAACCAGCTGCGCCAGCCCTGA